In a single window of the Sesamum indicum cultivar Zhongzhi No. 13 linkage group LG16, S_indicum_v1.0, whole genome shotgun sequence genome:
- the LOC105178702 gene encoding uncharacterized protein LOC105178702 codes for MLQGAEKKYIQIEKLALSLVTTARKLRPYFQSHPIVVLTNHPLKQVMSKSDTSGRMIKCAVELGEFDIEFQTRSAVKAQVFADFLVELVGEQPEKEERWLLHVDGSSTSKNGGAGIYLQGPDGAEIEISVRLNFPATNNKAEYEALIQELQTTWDGGVRQVDVYTDSQLVAMQVQGTYETREWSMTQYLAKVKDMIKKFDRCTINQIPRDENARADTLSKFGSLVEGINERKITVMVKSQPVIDEAEVHAVEMTDSWKTPFVRYLKHGELPSGAIAAKRLQFKANRFTMIGDDLYKRTPEDILLKCLDAERSQYVMKEIHEGSCGNHLGGRSLAHKILRQGYFWPTMVEDAKEFARKCESCQKYAGLLRSPTTPLEPLKVACPFDQWGIDIIGPFPQAVAQKKFLIVAVEYFSKSVEAEALAKISEKEVVNFIWKNIICRFGVPRVLVSDNGTQFQGKKIVALCKELKIQQNFTAVGNPQVNGQAEVTNRTLLQYLKTRLEGAKGAWVSCLEYSGHIERPHELPRVRPSSVWYMAVKLSYLRRSGKRQLELTLQ; via the coding sequence ATGTTACAAGGAGCAGAGAAGAAGTATATCCAGATCGAGAAGTTGGCATTGTCTTTGGTGACAACAGCAAGGAAGTTGCGACCTTACTTCCAGTCCCACCCTATTGTTGTCTTAACTAATCATCCTTTGAAGCAGGTTATGTCAAAATCGGATACATCTGGCAGGATGATTAAATGCGCGGTGGAGCTGGGAGAATTTGACATTGAATTTCAAACGAGGAGTGCAGTTAAAGCACAAGTGTTTGCTGATTTCCTGGTTGAGCTCGTTGGTGAACAACCAGAAAAAGAGGAAAGATGGCTGTTACACGTGGATGGGTCGTCGACCTCAAAGAATGGAGGAGCTGGTATTTACTTGCAAGGACCAGATGGTGCTGAGATCGAGATCTCCGTGAGGCTAAATTTTCCGGCTACCAACAATAAAGCTGAATATGAAGCTTTAATTCAAGAATTGCAGACGACATGGGATGGAGGTGTAAGGCAGGTAGACGTATATACGGACTCACAACTTGTCGCGATGCAGGTACAGGGCACCTATGAGACGCGAGAGTGGTCCATGACACAATACCTGGCAAAGGTGAAagacatgataaaaaaatttgacagaTGCACGATTAACCAAATCCCAAGGGACGAGAACGCACGAGCGGATACCTTGTCGAAGTTCGGGTCGCTAGTCGAAGGAATTAACGAAAGAAAGATCACGGTGATGGTAAAGTCACAACCGGTAATAGATGAAGCGGAGGTTCACGCAGTTGAGATGACGGATTCCTGGAAAACGCCTTTTGTTCGGTATTTAAAGCATGGGGAGTTGCCTAGCGGCGCAATCGCTGCCAAGAGACTACAGTTCAAAGCAAATCGCTTTACTATGATCGGAGATGATCTCTACAAGAGAACTCCAGAagatattttgttgaaatgctTAGATGCCGAGAGGTCGCAGTATGTTATGAAGGAAATACATGAAGGCAGTTGCGGAAATCATTTAGGAGGAAGATCGCTGGCTCATAAGATCCTTAGGCAAGGCTATTTTTGGCCCACGATGGTGGAGGATGCAAAGGAGTTCGCTAGAAAATGTGAAAGTTGCCAAAAATATGCGGGATTGCTGCGTTCCCCAACGACCCCTCTGGAGCCCTTGAAAGTCGCATGCCCTTTTGATCAATGGGGGATCGATATCATTGGTCCATTTCCTCAAGCAGTGGCTCagaaaaaattcttgattgTGGCGGTCGAGTACTTTTCCAAGTCGGTCGAGGCGGAAGCTTTGGCAAAAATCTCTGAAAAAGAGGTAGTCaatttcatttggaaaaatattatttgcaggTTCGGGGTTCCGCGCGTTCTGGTATCGGATAACGGAACCCAGTTCCAAGGAAAGAAGATCGTGGCGTTGTGTAAAGAGCTGAAAATCCAACAGAATTTTACGGCGGTCGGGAACCCACAAGTGAATGGGCAGGCCGAGGTCACGAACCGAACCCTGTTGCAATACTTGAAGACTCGGTTGGAAGGAGCAAAAGGGGCATGGGTCAGCTGCCTGGAGTACTCTGGGCATATCGAACGACCCCACGAACTGCCACGGGTGAGACCCTCTTCTGTTTGGTATATGGCAGTGAAGCTGTCATACCTGCGGAGGTCGGGGAAGAGACAGCTCGAGTTGACCTTACAATGA
- the LOC105178664 gene encoding LOW QUALITY PROTEIN: oxygen-evolving enhancer protein 2, chloroplastic-like (The sequence of the model RefSeq protein was modified relative to this genomic sequence to represent the inferred CDS: inserted 2 bases in 1 codon), with the protein MASTACYWHHHAAISSPSAARTSSSSQRYALLLKPNQLICRAXTTVSCPVALTVLIGAAAVGSKVSPADAAYGESANIFGKPKTNTDFKPYTGDGFKLSIPSKWNPSNEVEYPGQVLRYEDNFDATSNLTVTITPTDKKSITDYGSPEDFLSQVDYLLGKQAYFGKTDAEGGFDSGVVATANILEASTPVVGGKQYYFLSVLTRTADGDEGGKHLLITAAVKDGKLYICKVQAGDKRWFKGARRYVENAASSFSVA; encoded by the exons ATGGCCTCAACTGCATGCTATTGGCACCACCATGCAGCAATCTCTAGCCCATCCGCAGCAagaacttcttcttcttctcagcGCTATGCGTTGCTGTTGAAGCCCAACCAGCTAATCTGCCGAGC CACCACCGTGTCGTGTCCCGTCGCTCTTACTGTGTTGATTGGTGCTGCTGCCGTTGGCTCCAAGGTTTCACCTGCTGATGCTGCTTACGGAGAATCAG CCAACATCTTCGGAAAGCCAAAGACAAACACAGATTTCAAGCCTTACACTGGGGATGGATTCAAGCTTTCCATCCCTTCAAAATGGAACCCGAGCAATGAAGTCGAATACCCCGGCCAGGTCCTGAGATATGAGGACAACTTCGATGCAACGAGCAACCTAACCGTAACCATCACCCCCACGGACAAGAAGTCGATCACCGACTATGGTTCCCCTGAGGATTTCCTGTCTCAA GTGGACTATCTGCTAGGGAAACAAGCCTACTTTGGTAAAACTGATGCAGAG GGTGGATTTGATTCGGGTGTCGTTGCAACTGCAAACATATTGGAGGCTTCGACTCCGGTGGTTGGAGGGAAACAATACTACTTCTTGTCTGTCTTGACAAGAACGGCCGATGGGGACGAGGGTGGGAAGCACCTGCTGATCACGGCGGCCGTGAAGGACGGGAAGCTCTACATATGCAAGGTACAAGCCGGAGACAAGAGATGGTTCAAGGGCGCAAGGAGGTATGTTGAGAATGCAGCAAGTTCTTTCAGTGTTGCTTAA
- the LOC110013266 gene encoding uncharacterized protein LOC110013266 has protein sequence MADERFNILDHLLPIEEEASRVKMALCLEIGRQCGIPSLFWVLTVHRLFVKLGKCNFGVISMDYLGYVSFVAGFTADPFKLRGMVEWPTPTSLSALRVYLGLIGYYWHFVHHYTTIVAPLTDLLCKYSFDWTLVAESTFNAFKLAMVTLPIL, from the exons ATGGCGGATGAACGCTTTAACATCCTAGACCATCTTCTGCCAATAGAAGAGGAAGCTAGTCGAGTGAAAATGGCCTTGTGCCTCGAGATTGGTAGGCAATGTGGAATCCCTTCGTTATTCTGG GTTTTGACTGTTCACAGGCTGTTTGTCAAACTTGGTAAGTGCAATTTTGGCGTTATTTCCATGGACTACCTTGGGTACGTCAGTTTTGTAGCAGGGTTCACCGCTGATCCTTTCAAGCTTCGCGGCATGGTGGAATGGCCTACACCAACCTCATTATCCGCCCTTCGGGTTTATCTGGGCCTCATAGGGTATTACTGGCATTTCGTTCACCATTACACCACAATTGTTGCACCCCTTACTGACCTGCTTTGCAAGTATTCCTTCGATTGGACCCTGGTTGCGGAATCAACCTTCAACGCCTTTAAATTAGCCATGGTGACCCTGCCTATTCTTTAG